In Yersinia enterocolitica subsp. enterocolitica, one DNA window encodes the following:
- a CDS encoding decarboxylating cobalt-precorrin-6B (C(15))-methyltransferase, translated as MKDELFLRGQKVPMTKEAVRVLALERLSLSGAAHLIDVGAGTGSVALEAALRFPDLRVTAIERNPVALELINENRQRLGCRKVDIIAGVAPLPLSDKADAIFIGGSGGHLTDLIDWSLMMLNPGGRLVLTFILLNNLNEALSHLQTCVVSELDCVQLQLSTLTPLGRGHYFKPNNPTYLISCHKEARNV; from the coding sequence ATGAAAGATGAGCTGTTCCTACGTGGGCAAAAAGTCCCGATGACCAAAGAAGCGGTGCGAGTATTGGCACTGGAACGGCTGAGTTTGTCGGGTGCCGCTCACTTGATTGATGTGGGGGCGGGTACTGGCAGTGTGGCATTGGAAGCGGCTTTGCGTTTTCCTGATTTACGGGTGACGGCGATTGAACGGAATCCGGTAGCACTTGAGTTGATTAATGAAAACCGCCAGCGGCTAGGGTGTCGCAAGGTAGACATTATTGCCGGAGTCGCTCCTTTACCTTTATCCGATAAAGCCGATGCCATTTTTATTGGCGGCAGCGGTGGCCATCTGACTGACCTTATCGACTGGTCATTGATGATGTTAAATCCTGGGGGCCGCTTGGTATTGACCTTTATTTTGCTCAATAACCTCAATGAAGCATTAAGCCATTTACAGACCTGCGTCGTTAGCGAGCTGGATTGTGTGCAATTGCAACTCTCCACTCTGACCCCTCTGGGTCGCGGGCACTATTTTAAACCGAATAATCCTACTTATCTGATTTCCTGCCACAAGGAGGCGCGCAATGTCTGA
- a CDS encoding cobalt-precorrin-4 methyltransferase, producing the protein MSEHPDTASTWDTQKVWFVGAGPGDKELITLKGYRLLQQAQVVIYAGSLINTELLEYCSAEAECHDSAGLNLEQIITLMVEGVRAGKLVVRLQTGDLSLYGSIREQGEVLGEHGIGFVSVPGVSAFLGAAAQLGVEYTVPEVAQSLIITRIEGRTPMPPLEQLEAFAAHQTSMAIFLSVQEMDRVAERLIAGGYPANTPVAVVYKATWAESRTVRGTLADIAELVRAAAIHKTALILVGAFLGDEYHYSKLYDAGFSHEYRQA; encoded by the coding sequence ATGTCTGAGCATCCTGATACTGCATCAACATGGGATACGCAAAAAGTCTGGTTTGTTGGGGCCGGGCCGGGTGACAAAGAGCTGATTACGCTAAAAGGCTACCGCTTGCTGCAACAGGCGCAGGTGGTCATTTATGCCGGATCGCTTATCAATACCGAGCTATTGGAATATTGCTCTGCCGAAGCTGAATGTCACGATAGCGCGGGCTTGAATCTGGAACAAATCATTACGCTGATGGTGGAAGGTGTGCGCGCGGGCAAGCTGGTAGTGCGGCTGCAAACCGGCGATCTCTCTTTGTATGGCTCGATTCGTGAGCAGGGGGAGGTGTTGGGCGAACACGGCATTGGCTTTGTTTCGGTGCCGGGGGTCAGTGCTTTCTTGGGCGCAGCGGCGCAACTGGGGGTGGAATACACCGTGCCGGAAGTGGCACAGAGCTTGATTATCACCCGTATTGAGGGGCGCACACCCATGCCGCCATTGGAGCAATTGGAAGCTTTCGCCGCGCACCAAACTTCAATGGCGATTTTCTTATCAGTACAGGAAATGGACCGCGTTGCCGAGCGCTTAATCGCCGGTGGCTATCCCGCCAATACGCCGGTCGCGGTGGTGTACAAAGCCACATGGGCTGAAAGCCGCACGGTACGCGGCACGCTGGCAGATATCGCCGAGTTAGTGCGGGCGGCGGCCATTCATAAAACGGCGCTGATTTTGGTGGGGGCATTCCTCGGTGATGAATACCACTATTCCAAACTCTATGACGCGGGGTTTAGCCATGAATATCGTCAAGCCTGA
- the cbiK gene encoding sirohydrochlorin cobaltochelatase — protein MKKALLVISFGTSYEHTRQKNIEACEQQLSAAYSDRDVFRAFTSEMIIRKLRKRDGLLINNPREALKLLAEQGYQDVAIQSLHVINGDEYEKIANEVRGFSDCFHHLVLGTPLLSSFADYQQLLVALQAQMPLLAADERVVFMGHGASHFAFSAYACLDHLMTSLNFPALVGAVESYPEIDHIISRLQQQGVRKVHLMPLMLVAGDHAINDMASAEPDSWRSQLEAAGISAQSWLQGLGENPLIRQMFVQHLASALQQKQQEAV, from the coding sequence ATGAAAAAAGCACTGTTGGTGATCAGTTTCGGCACCAGTTATGAACACACTCGCCAAAAGAACATTGAAGCTTGTGAGCAACAGCTATCGGCGGCTTATAGCGATCGCGATGTGTTCCGCGCCTTTACCTCAGAAATGATCATTCGCAAGCTGCGTAAACGCGATGGTTTGTTGATCAATAACCCGCGAGAAGCACTGAAACTACTGGCTGAACAGGGTTATCAAGATGTCGCTATCCAATCACTGCATGTGATTAATGGCGATGAATACGAAAAAATCGCTAATGAAGTGCGCGGTTTTAGCGACTGCTTTCATCATCTGGTATTGGGCACACCACTGTTAAGCAGCTTTGCCGATTACCAGCAATTGTTAGTGGCACTGCAAGCACAAATGCCGCTGTTGGCGGCGGATGAGCGGGTGGTATTTATGGGCCACGGGGCCAGTCACTTCGCCTTTTCTGCTTATGCCTGCCTGGATCATTTAATGACCTCTCTCAACTTCCCTGCTTTGGTTGGTGCGGTGGAAAGTTATCCGGAAATCGACCACATCATTAGCCGCTTACAGCAGCAGGGGGTGCGCAAAGTGCATCTGATGCCATTGATGCTGGTGGCCGGTGATCACGCCATCAATGACATGGCTTCTGCAGAGCCGGATTCATGGCGCTCACAACTGGAAGCCGCGGGTATCAGTGCGCAATCATGGCTGCAAGGATTGGGAGAGAACCCATTGATTCGCCAGATGTTTGTTCAGCATCTGGCGAGTGCCTTGCAGCAAAAACAGCAGGAGGCAGTGTAA
- a CDS encoding cobalt-precorrin-6A reductase — protein sequence MTYDPPPIHIFGGTSDARLICQLLDEFGERYSLSVATDAGKQLAGDIGGEVLVGRMDAAQMADFLITRQVQWVVDASHPYANQLSDNVAAACGQSNVVLTRYQRPSEIDAIHHPQLYKVDSAAAACAVAQGLGPRVLLTTGSKQLAEYQQRLTGKTLLARVLPTAEVLSQCEALGLGVDNIIALRGPFSTQFNHALYEFCQPDVVITKESGVQGGYQEKVAPCLALNIPCIVVRRPAAVVLGSLGQQVTSLDEFTRHLMHWQQSGPLARTTRTIK from the coding sequence ATGACTTATGACCCTCCGCCGATTCATATATTTGGCGGCACCAGTGATGCCCGGCTAATTTGCCAACTGCTGGACGAATTTGGTGAGCGCTACAGCCTGTCGGTCGCTACCGATGCGGGCAAACAACTGGCGGGCGACATTGGCGGCGAGGTATTGGTCGGGCGGATGGATGCAGCACAAATGGCCGATTTTCTTATCACCAGACAGGTGCAGTGGGTAGTTGATGCTTCACATCCCTACGCCAACCAGCTCAGTGACAATGTGGCTGCTGCTTGCGGGCAATCAAATGTCGTACTGACGCGTTATCAGCGCCCGAGTGAAATTGACGCTATTCATCATCCGCAGCTCTACAAAGTAGACAGTGCAGCGGCAGCGTGTGCCGTGGCGCAAGGTTTAGGGCCGCGGGTGCTCTTGACCACCGGCAGCAAGCAGTTGGCGGAGTATCAACAGCGGCTGACCGGTAAAACTTTGTTAGCGCGAGTGCTGCCAACGGCTGAGGTGCTGAGCCAATGTGAGGCTCTGGGGTTGGGGGTAGACAATATTATCGCGCTGCGTGGGCCATTCAGCACGCAATTCAATCACGCGCTGTATGAGTTTTGCCAGCCAGATGTGGTTATCACCAAGGAGTCTGGCGTGCAAGGTGGCTACCAGGAAAAAGTGGCTCCCTGTCTGGCACTGAATATTCCCTGCATTGTGGTGCGCCGTCCGGCCGCCGTGGTGTTGGGCAGTCTTGGGCAACAAGTGACTTCATTGGATGAATTTACCCGACATCTGATGCATTGGCAGCAATCTGGCCCACTGGCAAGAACAACGAGGACAATAAAATGA
- the cbiM gene encoding cobalt ECF transporter S component CbiM has translation MERQLKKLSYSGVAMAILLTLAPNDVFAMHIMEGFLPPMWALAWWILFLPCLFMGLVRLKQIVAEDSNQKVLLALCGAFIFVLSALKIPSVTGSCSHPTGVGLAVILFGPVVVAVLGAIVLLFQALLLAHGGLTTLGANGMSMAVIGPVVGYLVWKLACKAGLRRDVGVFLCAMLADLTTYFVTSVQLGLAFPDPQFGVSGSIIKFMGVFCITQIPIAIAEGLLTVMIYDQLTKRQLIHAGTH, from the coding sequence ATGGAAAGACAGTTAAAGAAACTCTCGTATAGCGGAGTGGCAATGGCAATCCTGCTTACGTTGGCACCGAATGACGTTTTTGCCATGCACATCATGGAAGGTTTTTTACCGCCGATGTGGGCACTGGCCTGGTGGATACTGTTCCTGCCGTGTTTGTTTATGGGGCTGGTTCGTTTGAAACAGATTGTCGCTGAAGATAGCAATCAAAAAGTCCTGTTAGCGCTGTGCGGTGCCTTTATTTTCGTGTTATCGGCACTGAAAATCCCATCGGTGACCGGCAGTTGTTCGCATCCGACCGGCGTCGGGCTAGCGGTTATTCTGTTTGGGCCAGTAGTGGTGGCGGTGTTGGGGGCCATTGTGCTGCTGTTCCAGGCGTTATTACTGGCGCACGGCGGCCTGACAACGTTGGGTGCTAATGGCATGTCAATGGCGGTTATTGGGCCAGTAGTGGGTTATCTGGTGTGGAAGTTGGCCTGTAAAGCGGGATTGCGCCGCGACGTCGGGGTATTTCTTTGCGCCATGCTGGCGGACTTAACCACTTACTTTGTCACCTCGGTACAGCTTGGTCTGGCTTTCCCTGACCCGCAATTTGGTGTTAGCGGTTCGATTATCAAGTTTATGGGGGTGTTCTGCATTACCCAGATCCCGATAGCCATCGCTGAAGGCTTGCTGACAGTGATGATTTACGACCAATTAACCAAACGCCAGTTAATCCACGCAGGGACTCACTAA
- the cobU gene encoding bifunctional adenosylcobinamide kinase/adenosylcobinamide-phosphate guanylyltransferase produces the protein MILITGGARSGKSSLAERLAAQAAERVFYIATSVVTDAEMAARVALHRASRPAHWRTWEGYRDLGVVLEKHVEPGEAVMLECITTLITNLLFELAGDTPPEQMDFTALEEGISQQITELLAACARSSAPIYLVTNELGMGIVPENRLARHFRDIAGRVNQRLAAAADEVFLVVSGIEVKIK, from the coding sequence GTGATTTTGATTACCGGAGGGGCGCGCAGTGGCAAGAGTTCATTGGCCGAACGTTTGGCAGCACAAGCGGCCGAACGGGTATTTTACATTGCGACCTCAGTGGTAACAGATGCAGAAATGGCAGCGCGGGTTGCATTACACCGTGCCAGCCGCCCGGCGCATTGGCGTACCTGGGAAGGCTATCGTGATCTCGGAGTGGTGCTGGAAAAGCACGTCGAACCCGGCGAAGCCGTTATGTTGGAATGCATTACCACACTGATTACCAATTTGCTGTTTGAACTGGCGGGGGATACGCCACCGGAACAGATGGATTTTACCGCGCTTGAGGAGGGTATTTCGCAGCAAATTACCGAGTTGTTGGCGGCTTGTGCACGTAGTAGTGCGCCTATTTATCTGGTGACCAACGAGCTGGGCATGGGGATCGTACCGGAAAATCGCCTGGCGCGGCATTTTCGTGATATTGCCGGACGAGTCAATCAGCGATTGGCAGCGGCGGCTGATGAGGTGTTTTTAGTGGTTTCGGGTATTGAGGTTAAGATTAAATGA
- a CDS encoding energy-coupling factor ABC transporter transmembrane protein, whose amino-acid sequence MLGIDKLSYQSRWRQADPMGKLVLYAVFLLAAMLSPPMYQALLLVFIAALTCYLLRVGPRRYLCWLAIPLSFLLVGLVTIVISLSRQPESLWWGMQIGHWWLGFDKVGLTTANQTLWRSLAALAATFWFVLNTPFPQLIQILKRCHAPRLLTEQILLTWRFIFILIEEAAAIHQAQSLRFGYISLRTGYHSLAMLVGMLFTRVMIRYQQMVISLDMKLYQGDFHL is encoded by the coding sequence ATGCTGGGGATTGATAAACTCAGTTATCAAAGCCGCTGGCGACAGGCCGATCCAATGGGAAAATTGGTGCTATATGCCGTTTTCCTGTTGGCCGCCATGCTTAGCCCGCCCATGTATCAGGCGCTGCTATTGGTGTTTATCGCCGCCCTGACATGTTATCTGTTGCGGGTGGGGCCGCGCCGTTATCTGTGCTGGCTGGCTATCCCGCTCTCTTTCCTGTTGGTGGGGTTAGTCACGATTGTGATATCACTCTCGCGCCAACCAGAGAGCCTGTGGTGGGGTATGCAGATAGGTCATTGGTGGTTGGGGTTTGATAAAGTCGGATTAACCACCGCCAATCAAACGCTATGGCGCAGTTTGGCGGCATTGGCAGCCACTTTTTGGTTTGTGCTGAATACGCCATTCCCGCAGCTTATCCAAATATTGAAGCGCTGCCATGCCCCCCGATTGCTGACCGAGCAAATCCTGCTGACCTGGCGGTTTATTTTTATTTTGATTGAGGAGGCCGCTGCGATCCATCAGGCGCAGTCTCTGCGATTTGGTTATATCTCATTGCGTACCGGCTACCATTCGCTGGCAATGTTGGTCGGTATGCTATTTACCCGCGTGATGATTCGCTATCAGCAAATGGTCATCTCGCTGGATATGAAACTCTATCAGGGCGATTTCCACCTGTAA
- a CDS encoding cobalt-factor II C(20)-methyltransferase — protein sequence MSGRLYALGVGPGASDLITVRAARLIAKLDVLYAPAGRKGGDSLALSIVREYLSPNTEIRTCHFPMSADDSEKQAVWDEVAQQLQAEVAQGRQVGFITLGDAMLFSTWVFLLERIGRPDWLEIVPGVTSFAAIASRAALPLAMEQQSLAVMSCTAPEAELERALRDHDCVVLMKVYGRFAQIQALLGRLNLFPHALLMSEASLPGEVCWRQLDTIAADQPLPYFSTILVNKQQLVNE from the coding sequence ATGAGCGGCAGACTTTATGCATTGGGTGTCGGCCCCGGAGCCAGCGATTTAATCACCGTGCGGGCGGCACGGCTGATAGCCAAACTGGATGTGCTGTATGCCCCGGCAGGGCGTAAAGGCGGTGACAGTCTGGCATTGTCAATTGTGCGCGAATATTTATCACCTAACACCGAAATCCGCACCTGCCATTTCCCGATGAGCGCCGATGACAGCGAAAAGCAGGCGGTGTGGGATGAGGTGGCACAACAGCTGCAAGCGGAAGTTGCGCAGGGCCGTCAGGTGGGCTTTATCACCCTCGGCGACGCCATGTTATTTAGCACATGGGTATTTTTATTGGAACGCATTGGGCGGCCTGATTGGTTGGAAATTGTCCCGGGCGTAACCTCATTTGCCGCCATTGCCTCACGTGCTGCGTTACCCTTGGCGATGGAGCAACAATCGCTGGCGGTTATGTCTTGCACCGCCCCAGAAGCCGAGCTGGAACGCGCTTTGCGCGATCACGACTGCGTAGTGCTGATGAAAGTGTATGGCCGCTTTGCACAAATTCAGGCGCTATTGGGCCGGTTAAATCTGTTCCCACATGCGCTGTTGATGTCGGAGGCTTCATTACCCGGCGAGGTGTGCTGGCGTCAGTTAGACACTATTGCCGCTGATCAGCCATTGCCCTATTTCTCGACCATTTTAGTGAATAAACAGCAATTAGTTAATGAATAA
- a CDS encoding energy-coupling factor ABC transporter substrate-binding protein — protein sequence MKKTLILLAMVIALVIMPFFINHGGEYGGSDGEAETLIQTTAPHYQPWFTPLYEPASGEIESLLFTLQGSIGAAVIFYILGYYRGKRGEHAGD from the coding sequence ATGAAAAAGACGCTTATTTTGCTGGCGATGGTGATCGCTCTGGTCATAATGCCGTTCTTTATTAATCACGGTGGTGAATATGGTGGCTCAGATGGTGAAGCCGAAACTCTGATTCAGACTACCGCACCTCATTATCAGCCGTGGTTCACGCCGTTATATGAACCCGCCAGTGGTGAAATTGAAAGCTTGCTGTTTACCCTGCAAGGTTCCATTGGGGCGGCGGTGATTTTCTATATCTTGGGTTATTACCGGGGGAAACGCGGTGAGCATGCTGGGGATTGA
- a CDS encoding cobyric acid synthase, with amino-acid sequence MNLSIMVQGTASDVGKSVLVAGLCRIFMQDGYRCAPFKSQNMALNSGITPQGEEMGRAQIFQAEAAGIAPDVRMNPVLLKPTSDRKAQVVLMGKVACNMDAVEYHQYKPQLQQQISEVYHSLAREYDVMVLEGAGSPAEINLRDRDIVNMGMAEMADAPVLLVADIDRGGVFASIYGTLALLHPHEKARVKGVIINKFRGDIALLTPGLEQIEALTNVPVLGVMPWLDIDLEDEDGVALQNGKYQDTAEKALDIAVIRLPHIANFTDFNALAAQPDVRLRYVSQLSALGQPDLIILPGSKNTLGDLQWLHHSGLAAALLTLHQRNVPVIGICGGYQMLGKRIIDGVESGLEQMDGLGLLDVETEFAPDKVTTRVSGYCQIGLPGILKNCCDHPLEGYEIHMGVSHLGSAAIPFAQLTLRNGQAEQWVDGAVNGDGSVLGSYIHGLFDSHHFTRALLDSLRQRKGLAAFDGVTVNYAEHKQQQFDILASQMREHIDIDRILKLMKQHQQERAQ; translated from the coding sequence ATGAATTTATCGATAATGGTGCAGGGCACGGCATCTGACGTGGGTAAAAGTGTATTAGTGGCCGGGCTATGCCGCATCTTTATGCAAGATGGTTATCGCTGTGCGCCGTTTAAATCGCAGAATATGGCACTCAATTCGGGCATTACCCCGCAGGGGGAAGAGATGGGGCGGGCGCAGATTTTTCAGGCCGAAGCGGCCGGAATTGCCCCAGATGTTCGCATGAATCCAGTACTGCTCAAACCCACCAGCGACCGTAAGGCACAGGTGGTTTTAATGGGTAAAGTTGCCTGCAATATGGATGCGGTGGAATACCATCAGTATAAACCGCAATTGCAGCAGCAAATCAGCGAGGTTTACCACAGTTTGGCACGCGAATATGACGTTATGGTGCTGGAAGGTGCAGGCAGCCCGGCGGAAATTAATCTGCGTGACCGTGATATCGTCAATATGGGTATGGCTGAAATGGCAGACGCGCCGGTATTGCTGGTGGCGGACATTGACAGAGGCGGGGTGTTTGCCTCTATCTATGGCACTCTGGCACTGCTGCATCCCCATGAAAAAGCACGCGTCAAAGGGGTGATAATCAATAAGTTTCGCGGCGATATCGCACTGCTGACCCCTGGCCTGGAACAGATTGAAGCCCTGACCAATGTCCCGGTACTGGGGGTGATGCCGTGGCTGGATATAGATTTAGAAGATGAAGATGGTGTCGCTCTGCAAAATGGCAAATATCAGGATACGGCAGAAAAGGCGCTGGATATTGCGGTGATCCGTTTACCTCATATTGCTAACTTTACTGATTTTAATGCGCTGGCCGCGCAACCGGATGTGCGCTTGCGCTATGTCTCGCAGTTGTCGGCGTTGGGCCAGCCGGATTTGATTATTTTGCCGGGCAGCAAGAATACGCTGGGTGATTTGCAATGGCTGCACCACAGTGGGCTGGCGGCAGCGTTACTGACGCTGCATCAACGTAATGTGCCGGTGATAGGCATTTGCGGTGGTTATCAAATGCTGGGAAAACGCATTATTGATGGCGTGGAGTCTGGCCTTGAGCAGATGGATGGTTTGGGGTTGCTAGATGTGGAAACCGAGTTCGCGCCAGATAAAGTCACCACGCGCGTTAGCGGTTATTGTCAGATTGGCCTGCCAGGCATATTGAAAAACTGTTGTGATCACCCGCTTGAAGGTTATGAAATCCATATGGGTGTCTCCCATCTGGGCAGTGCTGCCATACCTTTTGCACAGCTAACTTTACGTAACGGACAAGCTGAGCAGTGGGTGGATGGCGCGGTGAATGGCGATGGCAGCGTATTGGGCAGCTATATCCACGGGCTATTTGACAGCCACCACTTTACCCGCGCGCTATTAGATAGCCTGCGTCAACGCAAAGGGCTGGCTGCTTTTGATGGCGTGACAGTGAATTATGCTGAACATAAACAGCAACAGTTCGACATTCTGGCATCACAGATGCGCGAGCATATTGATATTGATAGGATTTTAAAACTAATGAAACAGCATCAACAGGAGCGCGCACAGTGA
- a CDS encoding precorrin-3B C(17)-methyltransferase, producing the protein MLTVIGIGPGSESMMTQDAIAAIREAEIIVGYKTYTHLVKSMTQDKQVIKTGMCKEIERCQAAIDLALAGHNVALISSGDAGIYGMAGLVLELVTQQQLALEVRLVAGITASIAAASLLGAPLMHDFCHISLSDLMTPWEVIEKRIIAAAQADFVICFYNPRSRGREGHLARAFELMQPWKKAATPVGVVKAAGRKKQEKWLTTIGEMDVEPVDMTSLVIVGNQATYCRNGLMITPRGYSL; encoded by the coding sequence ATGTTAACCGTGATTGGCATTGGGCCAGGCAGTGAATCAATGATGACGCAGGACGCTATCGCCGCTATTCGCGAAGCAGAAATTATTGTCGGCTACAAAACCTATACCCATCTGGTCAAATCCATGACTCAGGATAAACAGGTGATCAAAACCGGCATGTGTAAAGAGATTGAGCGCTGTCAGGCGGCGATTGACCTGGCACTGGCCGGTCATAACGTGGCGCTTATCAGCAGTGGCGATGCCGGTATTTACGGCATGGCGGGCTTGGTGTTGGAGCTGGTCACACAGCAACAGTTGGCGTTAGAAGTGCGGCTGGTCGCTGGTATCACCGCCAGTATCGCCGCGGCCTCATTGCTCGGCGCACCGCTGATGCATGACTTTTGTCATATCAGCCTGAGCGATTTGATGACGCCGTGGGAAGTGATTGAAAAACGCATTATCGCGGCGGCACAAGCCGATTTTGTTATCTGCTTCTATAACCCGCGCAGCCGTGGCCGCGAAGGGCATTTGGCGCGGGCGTTTGAGTTAATGCAGCCGTGGAAGAAAGCCGCCACGCCGGTGGGTGTGGTGAAGGCGGCAGGGCGCAAAAAACAGGAAAAATGGCTAACCACAATAGGTGAAATGGATGTTGAACCGGTAGACATGACCAGTTTGGTGATTGTTGGCAATCAGGCCACTTATTGCCGTAACGGGCTGATGATAACGCCACGGGGCTATTCATTATGA
- the cbiG gene encoding cobalt-precorrin 5A hydrolase — protein sequence MNIVKPESIAVFCLTPGGVRLARRLQTHLPLTCFTSDKLLEEGFLPFNGSFGDTLREAFKQYSALVVVGAIGLTVRVIAPLVNDKMTDPAVVVIDERGQHVVSLLSGHVGGANTLTRYLAGILGADPVITTATDVNEMAALDTLATQLDGEMQDFRHAVKVVNQMLVSNQKVGLWWDAPLLAERERCDTRGFVPVDSLDALPPLDALVCITLRDSLPELALPVYKLVPRRVVAGIGCRRATSLQTLVELLQQQMAENHFDVMALRAIGSVTIKKDEPALHQLAKCWRVPFELFSVGELSRHEQRFPASDFVRQTVGVGSVSQPVAWLMSDGKLVGNTLRQQGVTITLGVSH from the coding sequence ATGAATATCGTCAAGCCTGAATCAATCGCGGTATTTTGCCTGACCCCCGGCGGAGTGCGGCTGGCGCGGCGCTTGCAAACCCACTTGCCGCTGACCTGTTTTACCAGTGACAAACTGCTGGAAGAGGGTTTCTTGCCCTTCAACGGCAGTTTTGGCGACACCCTGCGTGAAGCATTTAAACAGTATTCAGCACTAGTGGTGGTGGGGGCAATTGGCCTGACAGTGCGGGTTATCGCGCCGCTGGTAAACGATAAAATGACCGACCCTGCGGTGGTGGTGATTGATGAGCGCGGGCAACACGTCGTCAGTTTGCTGTCGGGACATGTGGGAGGGGCGAATACCCTAACCCGCTATCTGGCGGGCATTTTGGGTGCTGATCCGGTGATAACCACCGCCACTGATGTGAATGAGATGGCGGCGCTGGACACACTGGCCACCCAACTGGACGGCGAAATGCAAGATTTCCGCCATGCGGTCAAAGTGGTCAATCAAATGTTGGTCAGCAACCAAAAAGTTGGGTTGTGGTGGGATGCGCCGCTGTTGGCGGAACGCGAACGCTGTGACACGCGGGGGTTTGTGCCGGTTGATTCCTTGGATGCACTGCCACCACTGGATGCCCTGGTGTGCATCACACTGCGCGACAGCTTACCCGAGCTTGCTTTACCGGTTTACAAACTGGTGCCACGCCGGGTGGTGGCGGGCATTGGTTGCCGTCGGGCCACCTCGCTGCAAACGCTGGTTGAATTGCTGCAACAGCAAATGGCCGAAAATCATTTTGATGTCATGGCATTACGAGCTATTGGCAGCGTCACTATCAAAAAAGATGAACCGGCGCTGCATCAATTGGCTAAATGCTGGCGGGTGCCATTCGAACTGTTCAGCGTCGGCGAACTGAGCCGCCATGAACAACGTTTCCCTGCTTCTGATTTTGTCCGCCAAACGGTGGGTGTCGGTAGCGTTTCACAACCGGTCGCCTGGCTGATGAGCGACGGTAAATTGGTTGGCAATACTCTGCGTCAGCAGGGCGTCACCATCACTCTGGGAGTATCGCATTAA
- a CDS encoding ATP-binding cassette domain-containing protein — MLATRQLGFSYQEEQVLHDLTLDFSQHAVTGVLGANGCGKSTLFMNLTGILQPQQGAVLWQGEPLSYKKANLRELRQRVTTVFQDPEQQIFYTDIDSDIAFSLRNLGMPEEIIAQRVDRALTLVDAQGFRHKSIQHLSHGQKKRVAIAGALVMEAEYLLLDEPTAGLDPAGRQHMITIIERIVAEGKRVILSSHDIDLIYKVCDYLYVLSHGHLMIAGETTEVFLQQEKLQAAGLVQPWLVKMHSELGLPLCKTEEQLFALMRQRETEEAR; from the coding sequence ATGTTAGCCACCAGGCAGTTAGGTTTCAGCTATCAGGAAGAGCAGGTATTGCACGACTTGACACTGGATTTCAGTCAGCATGCGGTCACCGGTGTCTTGGGGGCTAATGGTTGTGGCAAATCCACGTTATTTATGAACCTGACCGGTATTTTGCAACCGCAGCAGGGCGCGGTGTTGTGGCAAGGTGAGCCGCTCAGCTATAAGAAAGCCAACTTACGTGAATTGCGTCAGCGTGTAACGACGGTATTTCAAGATCCGGAACAGCAGATTTTTTATACCGATATTGATAGTGATATCGCCTTCAGCCTGCGAAATTTGGGGATGCCCGAAGAGATTATTGCACAGCGGGTTGACCGAGCGTTGACTTTGGTAGATGCGCAAGGATTTCGCCATAAATCTATCCAGCACTTGAGTCATGGGCAGAAAAAACGGGTGGCCATTGCCGGTGCGTTGGTGATGGAGGCAGAGTATCTGCTACTGGATGAACCCACTGCCGGATTGGACCCGGCCGGTCGGCAGCACATGATTACTATCATTGAACGTATTGTCGCAGAGGGAAAACGCGTTATTCTCTCCAGCCATGATATTGATTTGATTTATAAGGTCTGTGATTACCTTTATGTCTTATCGCACGGTCACTTGATGATTGCCGGTGAAACAACCGAAGTGTTCCTACAACAGGAAAAACTGCAAGCTGCCGGGCTGGTTCAGCCGTGGTTGGTCAAAATGCACAGTGAGCTGGGTTTGCCGCTGTGCAAAACGGAAGAACAACTCTTCGCGCTGATGCGTCAACGCGAAACGGAGGAGGCGCGATGA